One window of the Rhizorhabdus dicambivorans genome contains the following:
- a CDS encoding LysR family transcriptional regulator: protein MDLRQLRYFVAVAELRSFTDAASRLNIVQSALSRQISRLQEDLGVALFARDGRRVRLTRAGTRLLDAATQLLLDAEALRSLVRDAADEVVGTVNFGAHPSDGNILFPLLFKKARELYPAVHIDPVQSMTSELQELLVKGRLDLAIVTFPDPIAGIDVQPLAREKFYLLAPAAMHPLPSGACTMRQALGVPLILSRLPHRERSNIEALAKKSRISLDVRVEADTLPLMKSLAMLGYGSLLLPETAVLEERSNPAWHATLLSDLTLTRYIARRVTPAPSNAITCVYEILMEEIENLKKAGVMF, encoded by the coding sequence ATGGATCTGAGGCAACTCCGCTACTTCGTCGCGGTCGCCGAGTTGCGCAGCTTCACGGATGCCGCCAGTCGGCTGAATATCGTTCAGTCGGCCCTCAGTCGGCAAATCTCCAGATTGCAGGAAGATCTGGGTGTGGCGCTGTTCGCCCGGGATGGTCGGCGTGTCCGTTTGACAAGAGCTGGAACGCGGTTGCTGGACGCTGCAACTCAACTTCTTCTCGATGCCGAGGCGCTCCGTTCGCTTGTTCGAGATGCCGCCGACGAGGTTGTCGGAACGGTCAACTTTGGCGCGCATCCGTCCGACGGAAATATCCTCTTCCCGCTATTGTTCAAAAAAGCGCGCGAGCTTTATCCGGCTGTGCACATTGATCCTGTGCAGTCCATGACGTCTGAACTGCAGGAACTCTTGGTGAAGGGGCGTCTCGACCTGGCGATCGTCACCTTCCCCGACCCCATAGCCGGGATAGATGTTCAGCCGCTCGCGCGTGAAAAATTCTACCTCCTGGCGCCAGCCGCCATGCATCCGTTACCGTCCGGAGCATGCACGATGCGGCAAGCGCTCGGCGTCCCGCTCATCCTGTCTCGTCTTCCTCACCGGGAGCGCTCTAACATCGAGGCTTTGGCAAAGAAGAGTCGCATCTCACTGGATGTTAGGGTGGAGGCGGACACGCTTCCCCTGATGAAATCCCTTGCGATGCTGGGCTACGGATCGCTGCTCCTACCAGAAACCGCGGTGCTGGAAGAAAGGAGCAACCCGGCCTGGCATGCGACACTCCTCAGCGATCTTACGCTTACCCGCTATATCGCCCGCCGCGTCACACCCGCTCCAAGCAACGCCATCACCTGCGTCTACGAGATCCTCATGGAGGAAATCGAGAATCTCAAAAAGGCCGGGGTGATGTTTTGA
- a CDS encoding sugar phosphate isomerase/epimerase family protein encodes MIGPSNELLGADNGFGLPQDIIVKDHAMSVRQRLSVCELSLPDTSFEQDLDLIRASGATGIAISEFKLRDGEEEQQIAALKESGLAATICIPANTSPLPLRPDSIFPGPADPDLRLEAMLGSIRRIAMFEPDCILTVTGSNSDYDAADARKIAVEALREATALAVSLGTRLALETNRNEGLDFSFLRSLPETIDFLDEIGPGIGLLYDFYHLWDEDNIIPDTERFASRIFGVQYNDWREPPRSFADRLLPGDGIMDIPALLGALERGGYTGWYDFEIFSDDGRWGTELPDSLWKIPYDRLIERAHAGLLKAWDLRI; translated from the coding sequence TTGATCGGACCGTCGAACGAGCTCTTGGGGGCCGATAATGGGTTCGGTCTGCCTCAAGATATCATCGTGAAAGATCATGCCATGTCAGTGCGTCAACGTCTGTCGGTCTGCGAACTTTCTCTGCCGGACACCAGTTTTGAACAGGACCTCGATCTCATAAGGGCTTCGGGAGCAACGGGCATCGCCATATCGGAGTTCAAACTTCGCGATGGCGAAGAAGAGCAGCAGATTGCGGCGCTGAAGGAAAGCGGGCTGGCGGCCACCATCTGCATTCCGGCCAACACGTCGCCGCTTCCGCTGCGGCCTGACAGCATTTTCCCCGGGCCAGCCGATCCGGATCTGCGTCTCGAGGCCATGCTCGGAAGCATCCGGCGCATTGCCATGTTCGAACCGGACTGCATCCTGACTGTAACGGGGTCGAACTCGGACTATGATGCGGCAGATGCGCGCAAGATCGCTGTCGAGGCGCTGCGGGAGGCTACGGCGCTGGCCGTCAGCCTGGGCACGCGGCTGGCGCTCGAGACAAATCGAAACGAAGGGCTGGATTTCTCATTCCTCCGGTCCCTGCCCGAAACGATCGACTTTTTGGATGAAATCGGCCCGGGAATAGGGCTTCTGTACGATTTCTACCATCTCTGGGATGAGGACAATATCATTCCGGACACCGAGCGGTTCGCATCGCGTATCTTCGGCGTTCAGTATAATGACTGGCGCGAGCCGCCGCGCAGCTTTGCCGACCGCCTGCTGCCGGGCGACGGGATCATGGACATACCCGCATTGCTGGGGGCTCTCGAACGGGGCGGCTACACAGGCTGGTACGACTTCGAGATTTTCTCCGATGATGGGCGCTGGGGAACGGAACTTCCGGATTCATTGTGGAAAATCCCTTACGATAGGTTGATCGAGCGAGCCCATGCTGGCCTGCTGAAAGCATGGGATCTTCGTATATAA
- a CDS encoding SDR family NAD(P)-dependent oxidoreductase yields the protein MGDRLKGKVALITGTGDGIARSTALRFAAEGARIVGCDLDPDKAAETLRLVEQMGGEMLSVHPVDLADEAMIARLMERIEERFGGLDILVHYAMTSRYGSPDAVTRADMNYSLDNVVTMSFLVAQQAAALMRKRGGGSIVLTGSVSGATFGSGFIGNLGHIFPYAVAKGAVIRMGIALANHLGRDRIRVNVVSPGTVYTPAVAALYGDEGTEERRMLIDRQTLLGRISYPDDITNAALFLASDEASNITGINLYVDGGYVASGSAGSALFDVEELLDRTVERALGGR from the coding sequence ATGGGCGATCGACTCAAGGGAAAGGTGGCGCTCATTACGGGCACCGGAGATGGCATAGCGCGATCCACGGCGCTGCGTTTCGCTGCCGAGGGTGCCCGCATCGTCGGCTGCGATCTCGATCCTGACAAGGCGGCCGAGACGCTGCGGCTTGTGGAGCAAATGGGCGGAGAGATGCTCTCCGTCCATCCGGTCGACCTGGCCGACGAAGCGATGATTGCGCGTCTCATGGAACGCATAGAGGAGCGGTTCGGTGGCCTCGACATCCTCGTCCATTATGCAATGACATCACGCTATGGCTCGCCGGATGCGGTCACCCGGGCCGACATGAACTATTCGCTCGATAATGTGGTGACGATGAGCTTTCTCGTCGCGCAGCAGGCAGCGGCTCTGATGCGAAAGCGCGGCGGAGGTTCGATCGTTCTGACGGGCTCGGTCTCCGGCGCGACCTTCGGGTCCGGCTTCATCGGTAATCTGGGGCATATCTTCCCCTATGCCGTGGCCAAAGGCGCCGTCATCCGAATGGGCATCGCACTGGCCAACCACCTTGGACGCGATCGCATCAGGGTGAATGTCGTTTCACCGGGGACGGTTTACACGCCGGCGGTGGCCGCGCTTTACGGCGATGAAGGGACGGAAGAGCGGAGAATGCTGATCGATCGACAGACGCTGCTGGGCCGCATTTCCTATCCTGACGACATCACCAACGCGGCTCTTTTCCTGGCTTCGGACGAGGCGTCCAACATCACCGGCATAAATCTCTATGTCGACGGTGGCTATGTCGCGTCGGGAAGCGCCGGATCCGCCTTGTTCGATGTTGAGGAACTGCTTGATCGGACCGTCGAACGAGCTCTTGGGGGCCGATAA
- a CDS encoding SDR family NAD(P)-dependent oxidoreductase has translation MTKTVIVTGAAGGMGLAALHILAQRDVNVVCVDLDRSTVSQAVDAIGATRGRFLAIGADVGDDSAVRNYVAHGVEEFGALHGVFNIAGIEGDVVPVTQATVENFDRVMAVNARSVFLNMKYATPHLVAAGGGSIVSTGSYLATRGYPLCGCYGASKHAVVGITKSFALEVAPQNVRANVVAPGATDTRMMRATFEAMSGGAAAAEAALVAAIPQQRMADPAEIAATGIWLLLDAPGHITGQVLRVDGGLSAA, from the coding sequence ATGACGAAAACGGTGATCGTGACCGGTGCTGCTGGGGGCATGGGCCTCGCGGCTCTCCATATTCTCGCGCAACGAGACGTCAATGTCGTTTGCGTCGATCTCGACCGATCGACCGTGTCGCAGGCTGTCGACGCCATAGGGGCCACCAGGGGGCGGTTTCTCGCGATCGGTGCCGATGTCGGTGACGATTCCGCCGTCCGAAACTATGTAGCCCATGGGGTAGAAGAGTTTGGCGCGCTCCATGGTGTTTTCAACATCGCAGGGATTGAGGGCGATGTCGTGCCGGTTACTCAAGCCACGGTCGAGAATTTCGACCGCGTCATGGCCGTAAACGCGCGCAGCGTGTTTCTGAACATGAAATATGCGACTCCGCATCTGGTGGCTGCGGGCGGCGGATCGATCGTCAGCACGGGCTCTTATCTTGCCACGAGAGGTTATCCGCTCTGCGGATGCTATGGAGCGTCCAAGCACGCCGTCGTGGGCATCACCAAGTCCTTCGCGCTGGAGGTGGCGCCGCAGAATGTTCGCGCCAATGTCGTGGCGCCCGGTGCCACGGATACGAGGATGATGCGCGCAACGTTCGAGGCGATGTCGGGCGGTGCCGCCGCAGCCGAAGCGGCTCTCGTTGCGGCCATACCCCAGCAGCGGATGGCGGATCCTGCCGAAATCGCCGCTACCGGCATCTGGCTGCTGCTCGACGCTCCGGGCCACATCACGGGACAGGTCCTGCGCGTGGACGGCGGCCTGTCCGCTGCCTGA
- a CDS encoding class I adenylate-forming enzyme family protein: MAITRNDTILTPEMIEKYTAAGYWTERTLADVFDQNAKEIPDKIAYSDGRSQVTWSDLWRISGEVASGLSRRGVRAGDVVAVQLPNRVEFVFMLAAVVRLGAVFCQYPPDYRAGEVEFILRFSEAHTLVVPDRFRDFDFPEMIDGLRDRLPQLVNTVVVPLGAAPAKPVGDGWVTLDQLREERDAADPEPNHPRDANEVMRIAFTSGTTGEPKAVMHTTNTTLFCLEHAAELLKIDRDANVLVLMPVGLNMGFATVVCAALAGARAIFMERFNPTITLDLIEKYKITTFTTPPTALVAILNEKSLNDRDLSSLRLVHTGGQSTLVKVLKEANERLGCPVIDIYGMLEVGLTSSTDGAEPYQEWVGTVGRPYPFMEVRILGPDDRDVPVGTEGEIVKSGPTIMVGYYRNPAKNVESWTSDGWFRSGDRGYIDHAGRLTISGRSKDMIIHGGANIWPRELEEILIKHPKVADVAMIGIPDDYYGENVCACIITKDGADISLQDAIDFMKSEVAKYKLPQHLEIFSAFPIGPTGKVVKRELAVEVERRRTAAAKGEEAPV, encoded by the coding sequence ATGGCGATCACTCGTAACGATACAATCCTCACGCCGGAAATGATCGAGAAGTATACCGCTGCCGGCTATTGGACCGAGAGAACGCTGGCCGATGTGTTCGATCAAAATGCCAAGGAGATTCCAGACAAGATCGCCTACAGCGACGGCCGTTCACAAGTGACATGGAGCGACCTGTGGCGGATCAGCGGCGAAGTCGCCTCCGGGCTTTCGCGTCGCGGGGTTCGGGCGGGAGATGTGGTCGCCGTGCAGCTTCCGAACCGGGTCGAGTTCGTATTCATGCTGGCCGCGGTCGTTCGCCTGGGTGCCGTCTTCTGCCAGTATCCCCCGGACTATCGCGCGGGCGAGGTCGAGTTCATCCTCCGTTTCTCGGAAGCGCACACGCTCGTGGTGCCGGATCGGTTCCGGGATTTCGACTTTCCCGAGATGATCGATGGTCTTCGGGATCGCCTTCCTCAGTTGGTGAACACGGTCGTCGTTCCGTTGGGCGCGGCGCCGGCGAAGCCTGTTGGAGACGGTTGGGTTACGCTCGACCAGCTCCGAGAAGAGCGCGACGCAGCGGACCCCGAACCCAACCATCCCAGAGATGCTAACGAGGTCATGCGGATAGCGTTCACCTCCGGCACCACTGGTGAGCCCAAGGCGGTGATGCATACGACAAACACGACGTTGTTTTGTCTCGAGCACGCAGCGGAGTTGCTCAAGATCGACCGCGATGCCAATGTTTTGGTGTTGATGCCCGTCGGTCTGAATATGGGGTTTGCTACGGTGGTTTGCGCCGCTCTCGCCGGCGCGCGCGCCATCTTCATGGAGAGATTCAATCCCACTATCACCTTGGACCTGATTGAAAAATACAAGATCACGACATTTACGACCCCGCCTACCGCCCTCGTCGCAATCCTTAACGAGAAAAGCCTCAACGATAGAGATCTTTCCAGTTTGCGCCTGGTACACACCGGAGGACAATCCACACTGGTGAAAGTGCTCAAGGAGGCGAATGAGCGGCTGGGCTGCCCGGTTATCGATATTTACGGGATGCTCGAGGTAGGTTTGACCTCGAGCACGGACGGGGCGGAACCCTATCAGGAGTGGGTCGGTACGGTCGGCCGGCCTTACCCCTTTATGGAAGTCCGGATTCTTGGCCCGGACGATCGCGACGTGCCGGTCGGAACAGAGGGCGAGATCGTGAAATCCGGTCCCACCATCATGGTCGGTTATTACCGGAATCCTGCCAAGAACGTCGAAAGCTGGACCTCGGACGGTTGGTTCCGATCCGGAGACCGCGGCTATATCGATCATGCAGGCAGGCTTACCATCTCGGGTCGATCCAAGGATATGATAATTCATGGCGGGGCGAACATATGGCCGCGCGAACTCGAAGAAATACTGATCAAGCATCCGAAGGTCGCCGACGTCGCGATGATAGGCATTCCCGACGATTATTACGGCGAGAATGTCTGTGCTTGCATCATAACGAAGGATGGCGCCGATATCAGCTTGCAGGACGCCATCGATTTTATGAAGTCTGAGGTGGCAAAGTATAAACTTCCCCAACATCTCGAGATTTTCTCGGCTTTTCCGATCGGCCCTACCGGCAAGGTTGTCAAACGAGAGTTGGCCGTCGAGGTGGAGCGTCGCCGCACAGCGGCAGCGAAGGGCGAAGAAGCGCCGGTCTGA
- a CDS encoding LVIVD repeat-containing protein has translation MFPQKEAISWNIDQVGYADLDGKAGFKMAIHRVGERWYLYSALLWEPGFVILDITDPHKHRYIKHVPGPADTMTFQIQIADGKMITAMEAIPNFLGGHEGPWEHEGFAIWDLEDPENPQQLGVFKTGGSGTHRNYYDGGQYVYATGLPEGFDGHILQIVDISDPANPTEISRWWREGQWLAGGEGGVSAGTLLHGGAYVKGDRAYLPYSAGGFVILDISDKRAPKLVSDLPFSPPFEHYIAVHTALPLQNRPLVIVNSEAILENGAGSLGYAGIVDVSEEEKPRLISLFPLPEPPPGAPYKNFVERGARFGPHNQHQWQYQDVLLNDESICFLTYFNAGLRVYDISDERLPKEIAYFLPPDPTDRRGPWPTTGLIAQTEDVLVDSRGYIFISDKNQGLYILRLSETRTPRPA, from the coding sequence ATGTTCCCACAGAAGGAGGCGATCAGCTGGAATATCGATCAGGTCGGATATGCCGATCTCGACGGAAAAGCTGGCTTCAAGATGGCGATCCACCGGGTCGGGGAACGTTGGTATCTCTATTCCGCTCTGCTCTGGGAGCCAGGCTTCGTGATCCTGGATATCACGGATCCCCATAAGCATCGCTATATCAAGCATGTTCCGGGTCCGGCGGACACCATGACGTTCCAGATCCAGATCGCGGACGGCAAGATGATCACGGCGATGGAGGCGATCCCAAATTTTCTCGGCGGGCACGAGGGGCCGTGGGAGCATGAGGGCTTTGCGATCTGGGATTTGGAAGATCCCGAAAATCCTCAGCAGCTGGGCGTTTTCAAGACAGGCGGATCAGGAACGCACCGCAATTACTATGACGGTGGACAGTATGTCTACGCGACCGGTCTGCCGGAAGGCTTCGATGGTCATATCCTGCAGATCGTCGACATCTCCGATCCCGCAAATCCCACGGAAATCTCGCGTTGGTGGCGCGAAGGGCAGTGGCTGGCCGGCGGGGAAGGGGGCGTTTCGGCGGGAACGCTTCTCCATGGCGGCGCTTATGTGAAGGGTGATCGCGCCTATTTGCCCTATAGTGCCGGCGGCTTTGTCATTCTGGATATATCCGACAAGAGAGCGCCGAAGCTGGTAAGCGATCTGCCCTTCTCGCCGCCGTTCGAGCATTACATTGCTGTGCATACGGCTCTTCCGTTGCAAAACCGGCCCTTGGTGATCGTCAATTCTGAAGCGATTTTGGAGAATGGAGCCGGATCACTCGGCTATGCCGGCATAGTCGATGTGAGCGAAGAGGAAAAACCCCGCCTGATTTCGCTATTCCCTCTGCCGGAGCCTCCCCCTGGCGCTCCCTATAAGAACTTCGTTGAGCGCGGCGCCCGGTTCGGGCCGCACAACCAGCACCAATGGCAGTATCAGGATGTTCTCCTGAACGATGAAAGCATCTGCTTCCTGACATATTTCAATGCAGGCCTGCGGGTATATGATATCTCTGATGAGCGTCTGCCCAAGGAAATTGCCTATTTCCTTCCGCCCGATCCCACAGACCGGCGTGGTCCCTGGCCGACGACGGGTTTAATCGCCCAAACTGAAGACGTGCTGGTGGATTCGCGCGGATATATATTCATCAGCGACAAGAATCAGGGTCTGTACATACTTCGCCTGTCTGAAACGCGTACTCCGCGTCCGGCCTGA
- a CDS encoding amidohydrolase family protein, translated as MGTNPPRVFDFHSHWGTEQGWKGSPFDNPEAREGTRSYFKWDMKFVSEEEQAAQFRQANAKVMLDFAYTYKMDVGAVRDQHDYAFDYARKYPDVVLGNWITIDPTQPGHVKELERCLSEGPGLIGMGLHPFSRAGLPDSPAWENCINLCIEANRPVLMLTGMSASGVGVRGGGGLLLEDCHPRHVDRIAARYPALNVIAARVAWPWQSEMIAIALHKANVWMELHGWSPRYYSEELKREIGKRLRKKTFFAVDYPMLSHERLVNEWRELGLSSDVLDDVFSGNAEAFLASLGVN; from the coding sequence ATGGGCACCAATCCTCCGCGCGTTTTTGACTTTCACTCCCACTGGGGCACCGAGCAGGGTTGGAAAGGAAGCCCGTTCGACAATCCGGAAGCTCGAGAGGGCACGCGCAGTTACTTCAAGTGGGACATGAAGTTTGTCAGCGAGGAAGAGCAGGCAGCTCAGTTCCGGCAGGCCAATGCCAAAGTGATGCTGGATTTTGCCTATACCTACAAGATGGATGTCGGCGCGGTGCGAGATCAACACGATTACGCATTCGACTATGCTCGCAAATATCCCGATGTGGTTCTCGGCAACTGGATCACCATCGATCCGACACAGCCGGGACATGTGAAGGAACTGGAACGTTGTCTGAGCGAGGGGCCTGGCCTGATCGGTATGGGACTTCATCCATTCTCCAGAGCCGGGCTTCCGGACAGCCCGGCGTGGGAGAATTGCATCAATTTGTGCATCGAAGCCAACCGACCGGTGTTGATGCTTACAGGCATGTCGGCCTCGGGCGTCGGCGTGCGGGGCGGCGGGGGTCTCCTGCTTGAGGATTGCCATCCCCGCCACGTTGATCGCATCGCCGCCCGATACCCTGCTCTGAACGTGATTGCTGCTCGAGTGGCTTGGCCTTGGCAATCCGAGATGATCGCGATCGCCTTGCACAAGGCCAATGTCTGGATGGAGCTTCACGGCTGGTCGCCCCGCTACTACTCGGAGGAACTCAAGCGTGAGATCGGCAAGCGGCTGCGCAAGAAGACATTCTTTGCGGTCGATTATCCCATGCTCAGCCATGAGCGGCTCGTAAATGAGTGGCGCGAACTGGGCTTATCCTCGGACGTCCTGGACGATGTATTTTCCGGGAATGCTGAAGCGTTTCTTGCGTCGCTCGGGGTCAACTGA
- a CDS encoding 2-keto-4-pentenoate hydratase encodes MNGKLDLVARMLRDAYRGPPIAPLRDFLEPLDAEGAYAVQAINTRHWEALGRKLVGRKIGLTADSVRRQLGVDQPDFGALFADMEIPDGGVLDPARVIHPKAEAEIAFTIGRDLADPDASLETVIAAIDKAVPSIEIVDSRIADWQITFADTVADNGSSAFFVLGTAPLPHKELDLYSCGMVTEVNGAVASVGSGAACLGHPYNSVHWIARMLAKLGEPLRAGDILLSGALGPMVTVVPGDHVRIHIGGIGSCAFTYGAKS; translated from the coding sequence ATGAACGGAAAACTCGACCTTGTGGCGCGGATGCTGCGCGATGCGTATCGGGGCCCTCCAATCGCACCCTTGCGGGATTTCCTCGAACCGCTTGATGCCGAAGGCGCTTACGCCGTGCAGGCCATCAACACCCGGCACTGGGAAGCCTTGGGGCGTAAGCTGGTCGGCCGCAAGATCGGCCTGACCGCGGATTCGGTCCGCCGGCAGCTCGGTGTCGACCAACCCGATTTCGGTGCGCTGTTTGCAGACATGGAAATTCCTGACGGAGGCGTTCTCGATCCGGCGCGGGTCATTCACCCCAAAGCCGAGGCGGAAATCGCCTTTACGATAGGCCGCGATCTTGCGGATCCCGACGCATCGCTGGAGACGGTGATCGCCGCGATCGACAAGGCGGTTCCTTCCATCGAGATCGTCGATAGCCGCATCGCGGATTGGCAGATCACCTTCGCTGATACCGTCGCGGACAACGGCTCCTCGGCCTTTTTCGTGCTTGGAACTGCCCCCCTTCCGCATAAAGAACTCGATCTCTACAGCTGCGGCATGGTGACGGAAGTCAACGGAGCCGTCGCATCGGTGGGATCTGGCGCAGCGTGCCTCGGCCACCCCTATAATTCGGTGCATTGGATTGCCCGGATGCTGGCGAAGCTTGGCGAACCGCTGCGGGCGGGCGACATCCTGCTGTCGGGCGCGCTTGGGCCAATGGTCACGGTTGTGCCCGGAGACCATGTGCGGATCCACATCGGTGGCATCGGCAGCTGCGCTTTCACTTATGGAGCCAAATCCTGA
- a CDS encoding TonB-dependent receptor — protein sequence MQSRFYASAATLVVSFVLSGVAFAQTLSGPASSTEADGAQLEDIVVTAQRRSERLQDVPVAVTSLSSAALSRQGVTSSMELSQAAPSLIMNSNVSVASPYIRGIGSDFFDPTSESPVAIYVDDVYMAAPQANIFSLAGTKQIDVLSGPQGTLFGRNATGGVIQIQTFDPTQDPHLDVSGSYGNYDYVNASFYGSVGVAENVATSVSAQYENQGKGYGKNLFDGSEINKYQINNISIRNKWMIELPTETVLRISGDYSRSGNTVSYHRAPGSFSDLPGAIPPTGYISRYDANINFPDTMRVKSGGLSLKVDQDLGAVSLTSITAYRKSSDYYTLDEDQSTESNIANGAYELAWTAKYQGFSQEVRLKGRDNPVFNWMVGGFYYSAKGSYHDFIFTGINFIDFDQQKTKSIAGFAQATVKLLENTKLTGGVRYTRDTVQFAFPAAGLFPSKRVFKEPTFRVALEQHFSRDILAYVSFNTGFKSGGYALLSADGYDPEKLKAYEVGLKTEWFNRTLRLNINGFLYRYSDQQVNVNRGSGNVVENAGDSHIKGFEATVDYVPTSRLKLSGAVTLMDGHYTDYPGYEFRNARGDSIGIINAKGFRTVRTPKFVGSISAQYTLPTESGDFAANVGLQHNSGYNFVVDPRVRQSSYTIINAGLSWSPSNGPFTVRVWGKNLTDTDYYSIANPNLYPVGDASVSAPPRTYGVTASIKY from the coding sequence ATGCAATCCCGTTTTTACGCATCAGCTGCCACGCTTGTCGTGTCTTTCGTCCTGTCTGGCGTCGCCTTTGCCCAGACATTGAGCGGGCCAGCATCGTCTACTGAAGCCGACGGCGCGCAGTTGGAAGATATCGTGGTCACGGCCCAGCGTCGTTCCGAGCGCCTTCAGGATGTCCCTGTGGCTGTTACATCCTTGTCCTCGGCCGCTCTTTCCCGGCAGGGGGTGACCAGCTCCATGGAGCTGTCACAAGCGGCCCCCAGCCTCATCATGAACAGCAACGTCTCTGTCGCGAGCCCCTATATTCGCGGTATCGGCTCCGATTTCTTCGACCCGACATCCGAGTCCCCGGTGGCGATCTATGTGGACGACGTCTATATGGCGGCCCCGCAGGCCAACATCTTTTCGCTGGCGGGCACCAAGCAGATCGACGTGCTCAGCGGCCCGCAGGGAACCCTGTTCGGCCGTAACGCTACGGGCGGTGTCATCCAGATCCAGACGTTCGATCCGACGCAGGATCCGCATCTGGACGTATCCGGATCCTACGGAAATTACGACTATGTCAATGCGTCCTTCTATGGATCCGTCGGCGTTGCGGAAAATGTGGCTACCAGCGTGTCCGCCCAATATGAGAATCAGGGCAAAGGATATGGCAAAAATCTGTTTGATGGTTCCGAGATAAATAAATACCAAATCAACAATATTTCGATCAGAAACAAGTGGATGATCGAACTTCCCACAGAAACCGTTCTACGGATTTCAGGGGATTATTCGCGGAGCGGAAACACGGTTTCCTATCATAGAGCGCCGGGGTCTTTCTCGGATCTTCCGGGCGCAATTCCGCCGACGGGATATATCAGTCGCTATGATGCGAACATCAATTTCCCAGATACTATGCGTGTTAAATCCGGTGGCCTTTCTCTGAAGGTCGACCAGGATCTCGGTGCGGTGAGCCTGACGAGCATCACCGCCTACCGGAAATCCAGCGATTATTACACGCTCGATGAAGATCAATCGACCGAATCTAATATCGCAAATGGCGCATACGAGCTCGCATGGACTGCGAAATATCAGGGATTTTCTCAGGAGGTAAGGTTAAAAGGTCGAGACAATCCTGTATTTAACTGGATGGTCGGTGGTTTCTATTATAGTGCGAAGGGATCGTATCACGATTTCATCTTTACCGGGATCAACTTTATAGATTTCGATCAGCAAAAGACCAAATCAATTGCGGGATTCGCACAGGCTACTGTGAAGCTTTTGGAAAATACCAAGTTGACCGGAGGCGTTCGCTACACGAGGGATACGGTGCAGTTCGCATTTCCTGCCGCGGGCTTGTTTCCGTCGAAGAGGGTGTTCAAGGAACCGACGTTCCGGGTTGCGCTGGAGCAGCATTTTTCTCGCGACATCCTGGCATATGTCTCGTTCAACACGGGCTTCAAGAGCGGCGGTTATGCGTTGCTCTCTGCCGATGGCTACGACCCCGAGAAGCTCAAAGCCTATGAAGTCGGCCTGAAGACAGAGTGGTTCAACCGTACGCTCAGGCTTAACATCAACGGCTTCCTGTACCGCTACTCCGATCAGCAGGTGAATGTGAACCGAGGTTCCGGCAACGTGGTCGAGAACGCCGGAGACTCCCATATCAAGGGCTTTGAGGCGACCGTTGATTATGTTCCGACATCGAGATTGAAGTTGAGCGGTGCCGTGACGCTTATGGACGGCCATTATACCGACTATCCCGGCTATGAGTTCCGGAACGCGCGAGGCGACTCCATTGGCATAATAAATGCCAAAGGGTTTCGAACGGTCCGTACGCCGAAGTTTGTTGGCAGCATTTCAGCACAATATACCTTGCCCACGGAGAGCGGCGACTTTGCCGCGAACGTCGGCCTTCAACATAATAGCGGATATAATTTCGTGGTGGATCCTCGTGTCCGCCAGTCGAGCTACACGATTATCAACGCCGGCCTGTCATGGTCGCCGTCAAACGGCCCGTTCACCGTACGGGTGTGGGGCAAGAACCTGACGGATACGGACTATTACTCCATAGCCAATCCGAATCTGTACCCGGTCGGAGACGCATCGGTTTCAGCGCCGCCGCGAACCTATGGGGTTACGGCATCAATCAAATATTGA